Proteins from one Gilliamella sp. ESL0443 genomic window:
- the cls gene encoding cardiolipin synthase, with amino-acid sequence MQFTSFHALVSTLIFLVYWLLIVSTTLRIVFKRRPTTYVIAWMLVIYILPIIGVILYFALGEAHLGQQRAKRAQKMRPTITKFINRLSAFPDIFTTKVSQVSKPIFQLCKHQTGLDGIRGNHIELLSNTDAIFDQLIQDINQAKSNIEMVFYIWNEGGRADDVEQALIQATQRGVTCRLMIDSAGSRHFIRSKASQRMRDAGITIIEALQVNLLRFMFRRLDLRQHRKVAIIDNYISYTGSMNIVDPRFFKQNKHVGEWVDIMIRMCGPVTTLMGAIYASDWELETGKYLALPQITDFAEPPEDKKHIMQLIASGPGYTENMIHQVLLTAIYSAQEQIIFTTPYLVPSDDILHAVCTAAQRGVEVIIIVPKKNDSLMVKWASRAFFSELLNGGVKLYQFNDNLLHTKSVLIDNQLSLVGTVNLDMRSLWLNFEITTVIDDAQFAKSLSTLLEQYLSQSDKVDIEKWKKRPIWQRIVERLFYFFAPLL; translated from the coding sequence ATGCAATTTACATCATTTCATGCCTTAGTAAGTACATTAATATTTCTTGTTTACTGGTTGCTTATTGTGTCAACCACCTTACGTATTGTCTTTAAAAGACGACCAACCACTTACGTAATCGCATGGATGTTAGTAATATATATATTACCTATAATTGGTGTCATTCTCTATTTTGCACTAGGTGAAGCTCATCTTGGGCAACAAAGAGCCAAACGTGCGCAAAAAATGCGCCCGACTATTACAAAATTTATTAATCGATTAAGTGCTTTTCCTGACATCTTTACCACCAAAGTCAGCCAGGTTAGCAAACCTATTTTTCAACTCTGTAAACATCAAACAGGTCTTGATGGGATCAGAGGCAACCACATTGAATTACTGAGCAATACCGATGCCATTTTTGACCAACTAATTCAAGACATAAATCAAGCCAAGTCAAATATCGAAATGGTCTTTTACATCTGGAACGAAGGTGGTAGAGCTGACGATGTTGAACAAGCGCTTATACAAGCCACACAACGAGGCGTCACCTGTCGCCTAATGATTGACTCAGCCGGTAGTCGACATTTTATTCGCTCCAAAGCCAGCCAAAGAATGCGAGACGCTGGCATAACCATCATCGAAGCATTACAAGTAAATCTATTAAGATTTATGTTTAGACGACTTGATTTACGACAACATCGAAAAGTCGCCATTATTGACAACTACATCTCATATACAGGTAGCATGAACATCGTAGATCCACGATTCTTCAAACAAAATAAACATGTTGGGGAGTGGGTTGATATCATGATCAGAATGTGTGGTCCAGTAACCACACTAATGGGTGCAATATACGCCAGTGACTGGGAGCTAGAAACAGGAAAATATTTAGCCCTACCTCAAATTACTGATTTCGCAGAGCCGCCAGAAGATAAAAAACATATTATGCAACTGATTGCTTCAGGTCCTGGTTATACTGAAAACATGATCCATCAGGTACTCTTAACCGCAATCTACTCAGCTCAAGAACAAATTATATTCACAACGCCATATTTAGTACCAAGTGATGATATTTTACATGCAGTATGTACAGCCGCTCAACGAGGTGTTGAAGTAATCATCATCGTACCTAAAAAGAATGATTCGCTAATGGTCAAATGGGCAAGTCGAGCATTCTTTTCTGAATTATTAAACGGTGGGGTTAAGCTTTATCAATTTAATGATAATTTACTCCATACCAAAAGTGTATTAATCGACAACCAACTTAGTTTAGTTGGAACCGTTAACTTAGATATGCGAAGTTTATGGCTCAATTTTGAAATCACAACGGTAATTGATGATGCACAGTTTGCAAAATCACTATCTACACTGTTAGAACAATATTTATCACAATCAGATAAAGTGGATATTGAAAAATGGAAAAAACGACCAATCTGGCAACGGATTGTTGAAAGACTATTTTATTTTTTTGCTCCATTGCTCTAA
- the cpdA gene encoding 3',5'-cyclic-AMP phosphodiesterase yields the protein MASLLTLQIKNKHCANILHITDTHLFADEDGALLGIKSNASFLSVINEIKRGNRKYDLIVATGDFVQDGSKKSYARFAEQIKQFNTPCVWLAGNHDNFSYMQEVFSNYQLAENKVVSLGDNWLIVLLNSQVVGQACGLLPQSELQFLEKTLLAHTDKNVMVFLHHHPISSGCHWLDEHILKNSNELEEIVKKFPSIKGLGWGHIHQQQDHVWHNCHAFSTPSTCFQFKPNCYEFQLSNDEAPGWREIKLNEDGTIESSVFRIADNLFLPDVSQKGY from the coding sequence TTGGCGTCACTTTTAACGCTTCAAATAAAGAATAAGCATTGTGCAAATATTTTGCATATTACTGATACACATCTGTTTGCTGATGAGGATGGTGCTTTATTAGGCATTAAGTCAAATGCGAGTTTTTTATCGGTTATTAATGAAATTAAGCGCGGTAATAGAAAGTATGATTTGATCGTTGCAACAGGTGACTTTGTGCAAGATGGTTCGAAGAAATCCTATGCCCGCTTTGCCGAGCAGATTAAGCAGTTTAATACGCCATGTGTTTGGTTGGCTGGTAATCATGATAATTTTAGTTATATGCAGGAAGTTTTTTCGAATTACCAACTGGCTGAAAATAAAGTGGTATCGCTAGGTGATAATTGGTTGATTGTGCTTTTAAATAGCCAAGTTGTTGGTCAGGCATGTGGTTTGTTACCTCAATCTGAGTTGCAATTTCTTGAAAAGACGTTATTAGCTCATACTGATAAAAATGTGATGGTCTTTTTGCATCACCATCCTATTAGTTCGGGTTGTCATTGGTTAGATGAGCATATTTTAAAAAATAGTAATGAACTTGAGGAAATCGTTAAAAAATTTCCTTCAATAAAAGGTCTTGGTTGGGGGCATATTCATCAACAACAAGATCATGTTTGGCATAATTGCCACGCGTTTTCTACACCATCTACTTGTTTTCAATTCAAGCCAAATTGTTATGAGTTTCAATTATCTAATGATGAAGCTCCAGGCTGGCGTGAAATTAAGCTTAATGAAGATGGAACAATTGAATCTAGCGTTTTCCGTATTGCAGATAATCTGTTTTTGCCTGATGTTTCGCAAAAAGGTTACTAA
- the nudF gene encoding ADP-ribose diphosphatase, with protein sequence MKFKPVLYNKKDVFNLTKRILYKGFFSLLEYRFQYRKFDGSISEVVSREILERGHAVVLLAYDDKRDEVVLIEQIRIAAIETEDSPWMLELIAGMMDHENESIEEVAKREALEEAGIVVGQCKPIISYLASPGGLTEKLHVLVGQVDASTAKGVHGLAEENEDIKVHVVSREQAYKWVEEGVINNAASIIALQWLQLNHSTLRNEWK encoded by the coding sequence ATGAAATTTAAACCTGTGCTTTATAACAAGAAAGATGTTTTTAATTTAACTAAACGCATTTTATATAAGGGCTTTTTTTCGTTATTGGAATACCGTTTTCAATACCGTAAATTTGATGGTTCAATCAGTGAGGTGGTGAGTCGCGAAATTCTGGAGCGTGGCCATGCTGTGGTGCTTTTAGCATATGATGATAAGCGTGATGAAGTTGTGCTTATTGAGCAAATTCGGATAGCTGCAATTGAGACAGAAGATTCGCCTTGGATGTTAGAGTTGATTGCCGGGATGATGGATCATGAGAATGAGTCGATTGAAGAAGTAGCAAAACGAGAGGCCTTGGAAGAGGCGGGTATTGTTGTTGGGCAATGTAAGCCAATTATTAGTTATCTTGCATCACCAGGTGGTTTAACTGAGAAGTTACATGTTTTGGTTGGTCAAGTTGATGCTTCAACCGCAAAAGGTGTGCACGGTTTAGCTGAAGAAAACGAGGATATCAAGGTTCATGTAGTCAGCCGTGAGCAAGCTTATAAGTGGGTTGAAGAAGGCGTAATTAATAATGCGGCATCAATTATTGCATTACAATGGTTACAACTTAATCATTCGACACTAAGAAATGAGTGGAAATAA